From one Cytophagia bacterium CHB2 genomic stretch:
- a CDS encoding Gfo/Idh/MocA family oxidoreductase — MASKRKIRFGVIGCGLMGREFAVASARWPALLDTKAQPEIVAICDLNEKLFDWYTDNFSSIKLATTNYQDLLASKEVEVVYCAVPHNLHEKFYCDILSAGKHLFGEKPFGIDLAANQKILETIQAHPQVFVRCSSEYPFYPGGHQIHKYILENPWGRIIEVHSGYLHSSDLNFNKPINWKRMLAFNGEYGCLGDLGMHALHLPLRARWIPSRLYASLSKIVTQRPDGKGGMAPCETWDNATLQCEVRHPSEGYTFPMSVKTYRIAPGETDTWYIEIIGTKFSARYSTKFTKTLQTMRYENGGPQIWQHEDIGYTSAHATITGGIFEFGFTDAILQMWAAFLDELHEPKPNMPFGCITPEETLQQHKILTAALASNKSGQVVTLE; from the coding sequence ATGGCCTCAAAACGAAAAATCCGCTTCGGCGTCATCGGCTGCGGCTTGATGGGCCGCGAGTTTGCCGTGGCCTCGGCGCGCTGGCCTGCGCTGCTGGACACGAAGGCGCAACCTGAAATCGTGGCGATTTGCGATCTCAATGAAAAACTATTTGATTGGTACACCGACAATTTTTCTTCGATCAAGCTCGCCACCACCAATTATCAAGATTTGCTTGCCTCCAAGGAGGTTGAAGTTGTTTATTGCGCAGTGCCGCATAATTTGCACGAGAAATTCTACTGCGACATCCTATCCGCCGGCAAACATTTGTTCGGCGAAAAGCCGTTCGGCATCGACCTGGCCGCGAATCAAAAAATTCTGGAGACAATTCAAGCGCATCCGCAAGTGTTCGTGCGCTGTTCCTCCGAATATCCCTTCTACCCCGGCGGCCATCAGATTCACAAATACATTCTGGAAAATCCCTGGGGCCGCATCATCGAAGTACACAGCGGCTATCTGCATTCCTCTGATTTGAATTTCAACAAGCCCATCAACTGGAAACGCATGCTGGCGTTCAACGGGGAATACGGTTGCCTGGGCGATCTCGGCATGCACGCGCTGCATCTGCCGTTGCGCGCGCGCTGGATTCCCTCACGTTTGTATGCTTCACTTTCCAAAATCGTCACACAACGCCCGGATGGCAAAGGCGGCATGGCACCGTGTGAAACCTGGGACAATGCCACGCTGCAATGCGAAGTGCGGCATCCCAGCGAAGGTTACACATTTCCCATGTCCGTCAAAACCTATCGCATTGCGCCCGGCGAAACCGATACCTGGTATATCGAAATCATCGGCACGAAATTCAGTGCGCGCTACAGCACGAAATTCACCAAGACCCTGCAGACCATGCGCTATGAAAACGGCGGGCCGCAGATTTGGCAACATGAGGATATCGGTTACACCTCCGCCCATGCCACGATAACCGGCGGGATTTTCGAATTCGGCTTTACCGATGCCATTCTGCAAATGTGGGCGGCTTTTCTGGATGAGCTGCACGAACCGAAACCCAACATGCCGTTCGGCTGCATCACCCCGGAAGAAACTTTGCAGCAGCACAAAATTTTGACGGCAGCGCTGGCCTCAAACAAAAGCGGCCAGGTGGTTACTCTGGAGTAA